A genome region from bacterium SCSIO 12844 includes the following:
- the cydB gene encoding cytochrome d ubiquinol oxidase subunit II: protein MIDLLSILQLLGWLAVGISLYAFLATAGFDLGGGILVPFTGKSDNERRAIINVMAPTWDGNQVWLVAFGGLLFAVWPRVYAASFSGLYLAVLLILWALFLRPVAFEYRSKFLTKKVRYFWDWMLALGSFVTIFALGIAVGNIFLGFPFAFNPETLRFYYGTHANQFIMEPALLSLLKLFSPFAILMAIFSVVLSIMHGACYIALRTTKHLYNRFKMIVKISTVLFILLFIVISIWLIFLPGYHWSPNADLKYLSDGIYHPIHGSVVSITDGGWYLNYTTHPWMVLAPALALLGALGILYYLNKDAAKEMFIMSMLTVLGTVLTLALSVFPFIMPSSLEPNQSLVIWNATSSKISLIGILVVAVIMIPVIFTYTRFVYRKMWPNNRKITTEEVEANKHVFY, encoded by the coding sequence ATGATCGACTTACTTAGCATATTACAACTTCTTGGTTGGCTCGCTGTTGGTATTAGTTTATATGCATTTCTTGCAACTGCTGGCTTTGATTTAGGTGGTGGCATTCTAGTGCCATTTACTGGTAAGTCAGATAATGAACGTCGAGCAATTATTAATGTTATGGCACCAACTTGGGATGGTAATCAAGTTTGGCTTGTGGCTTTTGGTGGATTATTATTTGCTGTCTGGCCAAGAGTCTATGCCGCTTCATTCTCAGGATTATATCTCGCTGTCTTATTAATACTCTGGGCCTTATTTTTAAGACCTGTTGCCTTTGAGTACCGCTCTAAATTTTTAACCAAAAAGGTGCGCTACTTCTGGGACTGGATGCTTGCTTTAGGTAGCTTTGTTACTATTTTTGCTTTAGGCATTGCCGTTGGTAATATCTTTTTAGGCTTCCCTTTTGCTTTTAATCCAGAGACTTTACGTTTTTATTATGGCACTCATGCTAACCAATTCATTATGGAGCCTGCTTTATTATCACTACTTAAGCTTTTTTCTCCTTTTGCAATTTTAATGGCAATTTTTAGCGTTGTTTTATCAATCATGCATGGTGCTTGCTACATCGCGCTTAGAACGACTAAGCACTTATACAATCGTTTTAAGATGATTGTCAAAATATCCACAGTACTTTTTATACTTTTATTTATCGTAATTAGCATTTGGTTAATATTCCTACCTGGCTATCACTGGAGTCCTAATGCTGATTTAAAATACTTATCAGATGGCATTTACCATCCAATTCATGGTAGCGTTGTAAGCATCACAGATGGTGGCTGGTATCTTAACTATACAACACACCCATGGATGGTTTTGGCACCTGCACTTGCTTTATTAGGTGCATTAGGTATTTTATATTATCTAAATAAAGATGCTGCCAAAGAGATGTTTATCATGAGTATGCTTACCGTCTTAGGCACTGTATTAACTTTAGCATTAAGTGTTTTTCCATTTATTATGCCTTCATCATTGGAACCTAACCAATCGCTGGTTATTTGGAACGCAACCAGTTCTAAAATATCTCTCATTGGTATTTTAGTTGTTGCCGTGATTATGATTCCAGTTATTTTTACGTATACACGTTTTGTCTATCGAAAAATGTGGCCAAATAATCGCAAAATTACTACTGAAGAAGTTGAAGCAAATAAGCATGTTTTCTATTAG
- a CDS encoding dTMP kinase: protein MPIIDCQTNKFIVLEGLEGAGKSSAMTTIESWFRHHKPNEIIQLTREPGGTFIAEKIRELLITDFKTESLTNEAELLLMYASRMQHVKELIIPALNNNQWVICDRFFYSSFAYQGGGRSLGLQRVQQIHHALLGNFKPGLTIFLDLAPEIGFSRIQSRETDRIEQEKYDFFERSRAIFHQLVENDPSAVTIDASKSISEVQNDIILTIENYINATS, encoded by the coding sequence ATGCCAATTATAGACTGTCAAACAAATAAATTTATCGTCCTTGAAGGCCTTGAAGGTGCGGGCAAATCAAGTGCCATGACTACAATTGAGTCTTGGTTTAGGCATCATAAGCCAAATGAAATAATTCAACTGACTCGTGAACCTGGCGGTACTTTTATCGCTGAGAAAATTAGAGAATTATTAATCACTGATTTTAAAACTGAAAGTTTAACAAATGAAGCAGAACTACTTTTAATGTATGCATCGAGAATGCAGCATGTCAAAGAGCTCATTATTCCTGCTTTAAACAATAACCAGTGGGTTATTTGTGATCGTTTTTTTTACTCAAGCTTTGCTTATCAAGGTGGTGGCAGATCACTTGGGCTTCAACGTGTTCAACAAATCCATCATGCCTTATTAGGCAATTTTAAGCCTGGATTAACTATTTTTCTTGATTTAGCACCTGAGATTGGTTTTAGTCGTATTCAGTCAAGAGAAACTGATCGTATTGAGCAAGAAAAATATGATTTCTTTGAACGATCTCGAGCTATTTTTCATCAATTAGTTGAAAATGATCCTAGTGCTGTCACAATTGATGCTTCTAAATCAATTAGTGAAGTTCAAAATGATATTATTTTAACCATTGAAAATTATATAAATGCTACATCATAA
- a CDS encoding NAAT family transporter: MYLSFFVSMIVIMNPIGNAAIYIGLISDRDKKEQALTAKICAIAVFIILLVSFWAGWPVLKFFGIGVGSLKVAGGLIVLRIALSMLKGSSHTHDHDTEEGQQKCVKKASVAVVPMAIPIIAGPGAISVMIANAHQFQGLESGVIISLLSLLLAVIIWFVLVIAPWLGRLLGEQGMQIISRVMGLILAAISIEMLQSGILLLFPAFSY, encoded by the coding sequence GTGTATTTGAGTTTTTTTGTATCGATGATTGTAATTATGAACCCAATTGGTAATGCTGCAATTTATATTGGCTTAATTTCAGATAGAGATAAAAAGGAACAGGCCTTAACAGCTAAAATTTGTGCAATTGCTGTTTTTATCATTTTACTTGTTTCATTTTGGGCTGGCTGGCCAGTATTAAAGTTTTTTGGAATTGGTGTGGGTTCATTAAAAGTCGCCGGTGGTCTAATTGTTTTAAGAATTGCTTTATCAATGCTTAAAGGAAGCTCTCATACCCATGATCATGATACTGAAGAAGGACAACAAAAATGTGTTAAAAAGGCATCTGTAGCTGTTGTACCAATGGCAATTCCAATTATTGCAGGACCTGGAGCAATCTCTGTTATGATTGCTAATGCGCATCAGTTTCAAGGCCTAGAGTCAGGCGTTATTATAAGTTTACTAAGTTTATTATTAGCTGTAATTATTTGGTTTGTATTAGTCATTGCACCATGGCTTGGACGTCTACTAGGTGAGCAAGGTATGCAAATTATCTCAAGAGTTATGGGATTAATTCTAGCAGCAATTTCAATTGAGATGTTACAAAGCGGAATATTATTACTATTTCCAGCGTTTTCATATTAA
- the plsY gene encoding glycerol-3-phosphate 1-O-acyltransferase PlsY: MIYLMAIIAYLLGSINMAILICMLFRLPSPRTIGSGNPGATNVLRLGGKLPAALTLLGDVLKGLIPVIIAKYLQLTFFEISLIGLLSIIGHIWPVFFKFKGGKGVATFIGVTFAFSWVIGICFVITWLIIALISRYSSLAALIATIEVPFIVFFLYGFKPMVVFSIIAIIILLKHHGNIKRLLKGSESKIGQKAK; this comes from the coding sequence ATGATCTATTTAATGGCTATTATTGCCTATCTATTAGGCTCAATCAATATGGCTATCTTAATTTGCATGCTATTTCGTCTACCTTCTCCTAGAACCATTGGCTCAGGCAACCCTGGCGCAACCAATGTATTAAGATTAGGTGGTAAATTACCTGCTGCTTTAACCTTGCTAGGTGATGTGCTTAAGGGTTTGATACCAGTTATTATTGCAAAGTATTTGCAACTAACTTTCTTCGAAATAAGCCTAATTGGTCTTTTAAGCATTATTGGACATATCTGGCCTGTATTTTTTAAGTTTAAAGGCGGCAAAGGTGTTGCAACTTTTATAGGTGTTACGTTCGCTTTTTCATGGGTTATCGGTATTTGTTTTGTGATTACCTGGTTAATTATTGCACTTATTAGTCGTTACTCTTCTTTAGCAGCGTTAATTGCTACAATTGAAGTGCCATTTATTGTGTTTTTCCTCTATGGTTTTAAGCCAATGGTTGTGTTTTCAATCATTGCTATTATTATCCTTTTAAAACACCACGGTAATATTAAACGTTTGCTTAAAGGTAGTGAAAGTAAAATTGGTCAAAAAGCAAAATAA